The Azospirillum brasilense genome window below encodes:
- a CDS encoding sensor histidine kinase, protein MRLPSSTLGLGLAAIAPLLLFLAVVVWILDLRQQDVLAAELAAQARSVMVAIDRELESKARPLELLAALSRNTVDDLALLRSEAAEAVRSQPGWLAIGMVRVEDMSLQFHTQYPLGVRLPPPRLDEVTRQVVATQRTVVGGVLPPGGPPGRPALIVRAPILDPEGPPGAPVRHVLSLAVGLEGLGAVLRGSGIPSAWTVSVVDPSMVIAARSHDPDLHVGQQVRDQMVPRLMEPHPKLFSATTREGHEALVLVHRSQQTGWSIIVAVPFEQISGQLNQTRTTILAGAAGAGLATLVLSLVVTRHVRRRRHAEREARQAREAMLAEQRRRLEAEKEHAEAANLAKSDFLANMSHELRTPLNAIIGFSEALMSGLFGPSPPKHQEYIASIHVSGQHLLSLVNDVLDMAKVEAGRLELYPEPVRVTVLLGECVELVEALAAQKGVRMECPPVEPGLMVVADAMRLRQAVLNLLSNAIKFTPSGGRVRVDAARGGDGCVSLTFADTGIGMSPEDLKIALEPFRQVNSYMTKAHSGTGLGLPLAKRFVEAHGGQLTLSSAPGEGTVVNIVLPGTPSPTPLAERGAVLLFKAE, encoded by the coding sequence TTGCGCCTGCCCTCATCGACGCTTGGTCTGGGGCTAGCTGCCATCGCCCCGCTGCTGCTGTTCCTGGCGGTGGTGGTCTGGATTCTGGATCTCCGGCAGCAGGACGTGCTGGCGGCGGAGTTGGCGGCGCAGGCCCGTTCCGTAATGGTCGCCATCGATCGGGAACTGGAGAGCAAGGCCCGCCCTCTGGAACTTTTGGCCGCGTTGAGCCGCAACACGGTGGACGATCTTGCCTTGCTGAGGTCGGAGGCCGCGGAGGCCGTGCGCAGCCAACCGGGTTGGCTGGCGATCGGAATGGTGAGGGTGGAGGATATGTCCCTCCAGTTCCATACCCAGTACCCGCTGGGCGTCCGCCTGCCGCCCCCGCGTCTGGACGAGGTGACCCGACAAGTGGTCGCTACGCAGCGGACGGTGGTTGGCGGGGTTCTGCCTCCGGGGGGGCCGCCGGGACGTCCGGCGCTGATTGTCCGTGCGCCGATTCTGGACCCGGAAGGTCCCCCAGGCGCGCCCGTCCGGCACGTCCTGTCGCTGGCGGTTGGGCTGGAGGGGTTGGGCGCCGTGCTGCGCGGCTCGGGAATTCCCTCGGCTTGGACGGTGTCGGTGGTCGATCCCTCCATGGTCATCGCCGCGCGCTCCCACGACCCCGACCTGCATGTCGGCCAGCAAGTCAGGGACCAGATGGTGCCCCGGCTGATGGAGCCGCACCCGAAGCTGTTCTCCGCGACGACCCGGGAAGGGCATGAGGCGCTGGTCCTCGTTCACCGGTCGCAGCAGACCGGCTGGTCGATCATCGTGGCCGTTCCGTTCGAGCAGATCAGCGGACAGTTGAACCAGACGCGCACCACCATCCTGGCCGGTGCGGCAGGGGCCGGACTGGCGACGCTGGTGCTGTCGCTGGTGGTGACGCGCCACGTCCGCCGCCGCCGCCACGCGGAGCGCGAGGCCCGCCAAGCACGCGAGGCCATGCTGGCGGAGCAGCGCCGCCGGCTGGAAGCGGAGAAAGAACATGCCGAGGCCGCCAACCTCGCGAAGTCCGATTTCCTGGCCAACATGAGCCACGAACTGCGCACACCGCTGAACGCGATCATCGGTTTCAGCGAGGCGTTGATGTCCGGCCTGTTCGGCCCAAGCCCACCGAAGCACCAGGAATACATCGCCAGCATCCATGTCTCCGGCCAACATCTTCTGTCCCTGGTCAACGACGTGCTGGACATGGCGAAGGTGGAGGCGGGGCGCCTGGAACTGTATCCGGAGCCGGTTCGGGTCACTGTCCTGCTGGGCGAGTGCGTCGAGTTGGTGGAAGCGCTGGCCGCCCAGAAGGGGGTGCGGATGGAATGCCCGCCCGTCGAGCCCGGCCTGATGGTCGTGGCCGACGCCATGCGCCTGCGGCAGGCGGTCCTGAACCTGCTGTCCAACGCCATCAAGTTCACCCCGTCGGGCGGGCGGGTGCGTGTGGATGCGGCGCGTGGCGGGGATGGCTGCGTGTCCCTGACCTTCGCCGACACGGGCATCGGCATGTCACCGGAGGACCTCAAGATCGCGCTGGAGCCGTTCCGCCAAGTGAACAGCTACATGACCAAGGCCCATTCCGGCACGGGGC
- a CDS encoding response regulator transcription factor, translating into MCEPKLHIVDDDEAIRDALGWLFQSRNVPVASWPSAEAFLADYDPAMAGCLLLDIRMEGMSGLELFDRLSAMGCRMPVLFLTGHGDVPIAVSALKKGARDFVEKPFNDNDLVDRVIEALAFDAGERARQAGQAGVAARLATLTQRERQVMGLVVAGKLNKVIADELGISMRTVEVHRAHVFEKMGVKTAVELARMLAVVG; encoded by the coding sequence ATGTGTGAGCCGAAGCTGCACATCGTCGATGACGACGAGGCGATCCGCGACGCTCTCGGCTGGCTGTTCCAATCGCGCAACGTTCCGGTGGCTTCCTGGCCATCGGCGGAGGCGTTTCTTGCCGACTACGATCCCGCCATGGCCGGCTGCCTTCTGCTCGACATCCGCATGGAAGGAATGAGCGGCCTGGAGCTGTTCGACCGGCTGTCCGCCATGGGCTGCCGGATGCCCGTGTTGTTCCTGACCGGCCATGGTGACGTGCCCATTGCCGTGTCGGCCTTGAAGAAGGGCGCCCGCGACTTCGTGGAGAAGCCCTTCAACGATAACGACCTCGTCGACCGGGTGATCGAGGCGCTGGCCTTCGATGCCGGAGAGCGGGCGCGGCAGGCCGGCCAGGCCGGCGTGGCCGCCCGGCTGGCAACCCTGACCCAGCGTGAACGGCAGGTGATGGGGCTGGTGGTGGCCGGCAAGCTGAACAAGGTCATCGCCGACGAACTGGGGATCAGCATGCGGACCGTCGAGGTGCACCGCGCCCACGTCTTCGAAAAGATGGGCGTCAAGACGGCAGTGGAGCTTGCCCGCATGCTCGCGGTGGTGGGGTGA